A stretch of DNA from Shewanella sediminis HAW-EB3:
GGCTGCATTCTATGAAGTTGCACTACCTGTTATAGACAGCGTAGAAGTTAACTTAGCAGTTCGTTACGATGATTATAGCGACTTTGGTGGCAATACAGCACCTAAAGCATCTGTTCGCTGGCAGGCACTTGATAATATCGTAGTACGTGCATCTTACTCAGAAGCATTCCGTGCACCGGCACTGGATCAGCTGTATGCGGCAACAACCTTCAGTGCTGAAGATGGTACCGATTACCCTGGCTGTACATCTAATGGAGTAGCTGAAGCTGATTGTAAAGAGCAGCAGTATGACACTTGGATCAGTGCAAACGGAGACCTAGGTCCTGAAACGTCTGAGTACATCAACTTAGGTGTTGCGTGGGATATCGTTGATAACTTCGGTATTAAAGTCGATTACTTCAACCTGAATATCGATAATGTGATCAGTCAGCGTAGTATTACTAACGTGATGGAAGGTATTGCGGATGGCACTCTAGCGACTACTGAAACTTTCTATGTTGACCGTGCACCGGGTACTGGTGGAGGTCTTGGTCCGGTTCTTGAGGTTGGTACCGGTTACGGTAACACAGATAAGTTAGAGATTAGTGGTGTCGATGTTGGCTTGAATGCAAACTTTGAAACAGAGGTCGGTGACTTCGCTATAAACTGGAACAACAGCTTCGTTCTGGAATACATTGAAGAAGTTACAGGTGGTCAAGCAGCAGAAGATACTGCTGGCTGGGCTGGTCAGCCAGACTATAAGTCAGTATTTACTACGACTTACTCAATGGGTGACCACAGACTATCTTGGAACATGAACTACACCTCTTCAACTTATGAGACTAAGGATGAAGGCGAGTTGGATTCATGGTTAATCCACAACATCAGCTACACTTATGATGTTGGTGCCTACGGCGCAATCATGTTTGCTGTTAACAACCTGACAGATGAAGATCCAGTATTGACTTCAGACGGTAAGTTTGAAGATACAGACCTTTATAACAACTATGGTCGTGAGTACACTGCACGTTATACACTTAAATTCTAAATTGAGTATTTAAGTTAAAAAAGACCCGTAAGGGTCTTTTTTTTTAGTGTTTTTCTGTATTATCTTCAAGTAATTACAATAACGAGAGTGAGTCGTATGAATAACCATTGGAGTGATTATTGGGAACAGGGGCACTTGACCTCTTTTGGTGAGAGTTTTAGCAGTAACTATACCGGGGTGTTAAATGAGATATGGGCACCACGATTCGAAGAGCTAACAAATGACTTTAAGGTATTAGACATCGCGACAGGTAATGGTGCTTTACCCTTGTTGGTGAGCGACTATCTGAAAAACAGAGCTGTTGAGGGTGAGGTGATAGGTGTCGATCTGGCGAAAATTAAGACAGATATTAATGCCGTTAACTTGGCTGACAACCTTAAAGTAAAATTATTATCAAATATTGACTGTATCGAACTTCCTTTTGAAAATGGACAATTTGAGCTAGTAATGTCCCAGTATGGAATTGAGTATGCGGATCTTAAAAAAGCGATCCCCGAAGCATTGAGAGTACTTAGCACTAAGGGACGACTCGCTCTGGTTATGCACCATGAAAACTCGCTAATTTTGAACCGAAACCGACGAATATTGTCGCTAATTAAATCTGAGGAGCTTGAAGAAATTTTCAATTTACTCAGAGGGATAGTCGATAAGATGGGAGAGGTGAAGAGTAAGCAAGATTTAGATAGAGTCAAGCAAGACCAAAGCTGTGAGGCCCTCAGAATACAGCTAAATGCAGCGATCGGTGTACTGGTCGATAGGGACGAATCGGCGCTTAAAGACTGTGAATTACTGAACTATGTCGCGACCCTATTTAAGACTGGATTGTTTTGGAATAAAGATAAAAAGCTGAACTATATTGAATTTGCAATACAACAGCTAAAAACACTCGATGTAAGGCTGTCCGAACTGGCCGATGCTGCACAAACTGAGCGCTCTTTAGCGGAGATTATTTCTCTCATTTCACAACATAATGCATCGTTGGACCACCTTTCATCGGTCGTGGATGAAAATAAGGATGTTTTGGGCTGGAATTTATTGATAACAAAGCAATAATTCAATTAACGATGAAAAGCCTTCGTGATTTTAATGTTTAAGTTGACGTTAGTCTTACGTCTCTTTTTTTTGGAATGTGTGATCTGGGACCGGAAGGCTCGCTCACGTATTGCGACCTAAGATTAAAGGGGGTAATTAGGATGGTTTTAACAATAATTATCCAGATATAGCAATGTAAATGTATACTGGTATAACCAGCTTTGGTTAATAACTTGTTAAATCTTGAAATATAATGTTAACAAGTTAAAGTTCAGTAAAAACAAAGGTTAATCCTGTATTTGTGGTTTTTTTTATTAGCCTCTTGTTAATGCGCTTTTTACTTAGTTGTCTGAAAAACTCCCTTTTGCTTGTTTTGCATCCTTTAAGGTCGTTTTCTACTAGTTTTAGACCGCTTCAATTGTTGACACAGGTCAACATTTTGTGAAATGATGCCAGCGGTGCTACGCCTTCGACGGCGTAGAAAAATAAGATAATAATTAACAATCACAAGAGAAAGACATACTTATAAACTGGAGATTCCTGCAAATATAAGCAGAACTCCATGTTGTTAATAAGTTAAACCTTTTTAATTTTACTTCAAATTGGTTGGGAACTATGTCCAAGGTAAGCAATAAAACAAAAATCGCTACAGCGCTCGTGGGCGCACTAGCCTTAGCCGGCAGTAACTTAGTGATTGCAGATCCTCTTTCTGACGTTCAGAAGGCTGACAGCAAAATTCACGCTGAAGCAGCAACATCTCAAAAGAAAGTAGATAAGTACTTTGACCAAGCTCAGGACATGGTGTTCGAGTATGGTTCAGTTGCAGATGAGCGCGAATCACTAAAATCTTATAACGATTACGTAGCGGGTCTGGTTGCAGACCAAGAAGCTACGATGAAATCAATTCAAGATGACATCAATGGCGTTGACGCTCTTCGTCAAGGTGTTGTTCCTCTAATGTTTAAAATGGTTGATGCGTTAGAACAGTTTGTTCAACTTGATCTTCCTTTCAACACAGAGACGCGTATTGAGCGTGTAAACAATCTTAAAACTCTTCTTAACAGCGCCGAAGTTACACTGGCTGAAAAGTATCGTCTTATTCTGGATGCTTACAGCATC
This window harbors:
- a CDS encoding class I SAM-dependent methyltransferase, with amino-acid sequence MNNHWSDYWEQGHLTSFGESFSSNYTGVLNEIWAPRFEELTNDFKVLDIATGNGALPLLVSDYLKNRAVEGEVIGVDLAKIKTDINAVNLADNLKVKLLSNIDCIELPFENGQFELVMSQYGIEYADLKKAIPEALRVLSTKGRLALVMHHENSLILNRNRRILSLIKSEELEEIFNLLRGIVDKMGEVKSKQDLDRVKQDQSCEALRIQLNAAIGVLVDRDESALKDCELLNYVATLFKTGLFWNKDKKLNYIEFAIQQLKTLDVRLSELADAAQTERSLAEIISLISQHNASLDHLSSVVDENKDVLGWNLLITKQ
- a CDS encoding DUF3450 domain-containing protein, whose translation is MSKVSNKTKIATALVGALALAGSNLVIADPLSDVQKADSKIHAEAATSQKKVDKYFDQAQDMVFEYGSVADERESLKSYNDYVAGLVADQEATMKSIQDDINGVDALRQGVVPLMFKMVDALEQFVQLDLPFNTETRIERVNNLKTLLNSAEVTLAEKYRLILDAYSIEREYGGFIAVKTGQLELDGKDVLVDFFNLGRVALYAQSLDGRLAWMYNDETKGWDQLEDSYLREITKGIRIARKQGAPDLFSLPIPAAEAAQ